AATGTCTTTATCAGTTACTTTCTCAAGAAGTGTTCCAGCTCTTTATTCtcttccagcagaaacagttAAAACATGATTCTCAGTTCTGACTACGTTGCTTTGgctattttaattttttttgttgttgttttctgtatAGAAAATATGTTCAGGGAAATGTGATGCacttttcatccctcctgatAATCTGAACCATAAGATACACTGTTGTTCTTTAAACATCACGATGAGAATAAAATCATCCTCCTGGCTGTAGGAGCGCAGCGGCACACGGCGCCGTTTCAACAGGAACCATCTGTTGTTTAAATCcaggaaataaaacaacaaaaaactgaatCCACTGAGTGTTTGAAGGCCGAGCGGCCGGTGGGTTACTGTGAGGCCATCCGCCTCGTGAGGGTGAAGATCAGGATCCCAGCAGCAAGGATGACGAGCATGACGAGCAAAGCCAGGCAGCGGCGGACGATCAGCTGCTTCACCGACAGCACGTCTCCCACcgtggtggcggcggcgccgtTCGGCTCTGCAGCCATCACCTTCTGGTAGACATGGTTCTCCGGAACTTCGGGGTCACTCTGACCGCTGGCCGCAGTGGCGCTGACCTCCGTCTTTTTCGGCTCTGAGGAGTTTTAAGAGACAGTGTTTGAATCAGTGCTTGGCCATTGGGGAGTTGGGAAGTCGGCGTGTTGCTGGAAgacaaaatcactgaaaaactGCAGTTCAAAATTTATCACAAAATGAACGTTGTGACGGCTCTATTACAGCCCTCTTGCCGTCACGCCTCACCTGAACTGTCGTTCCTCAGCATCTCGTTCCCGTCAGTGCTCTGGACTCCGGCTCTCTGTCGAGCCTGATCAGGGGCAAAACGTCAAATAAACACCAGAATCTGCTCATTCAGATGAACCAGACTGGTCAGCTGATGGCCGCACCCACCTCTTTACAGGTCTGACTCCAGTCCAGTCTGGAGAAGAAGATCAGGAAGAAGATGGCCTGCATCATAACGCAGACGGTCATCCCCGTCCACAGACCTGTGGAGAGAGCAGGTGAGGCGCCGGCGGCCGTCAGGAGGTTCGCTCGTTCTGCAGACATACCCAGAATCCCCATGTCATTTAGGAACATCAGCGACACGCCGATGGGGAATCCGATGAAGTAGTAACCCACGAAGTTACACAGAGCGCCGGTCACCTGTTTCCCTACGCCGCGGACGACGCCGCCGAGGACGCCCTGCACACACCAGAACATCACTCCAACTGCAGCGCAGGCGGCGCGGCGAGCAAGTCAAACAGCGTGTGTGGAAGGATTTCTTACCGCTACGCCGTCAAACAGATGCATGAAAGCAAACACAATCAGGACTTCTGAAACTCTGTCTATGATCTCTCTAAAACAGAAACAGGGAGATAGAGACGGACGTTCAGGGCCTCTAACAGCAGTcagaactgcacacacacacacacacacacacacacacacacacacacacacacacacacacacacacacgaaacatGGCTCAGAAGCAGAGGACTTCAAACagaaaagggttaaaaataaaaaactacaacaaacGATTCAGAAGAGTTTGTAactaaaatgatgaaaatcagAAAGCTGCAGGAAATCACGTTATGTTACTGACTGAGCTGATTCAGGCGGAGAGTTTCATAAAGTCCTTCAAATGAGGAGAAATGAGATGATAAATGTTCACATTATATAGAGAATCACAGTGATCAGAGTGACAAACTCAAGACGAGGGAAAGATAAACATGAAACGCAGCAGGTGAAAGTGACCGAAGTCGAGGCGGAGCTGATCTCCTTctcactgctcctctcttcctttGTAGATGACATTAAAGTTTGGATGCCTCCAATTGTTCAgattttattgagaaaaaaagtgATGGTGTTTGATCCCAGAGGCTCCAAtgaaccctaacccaaacctctaaccctaatcctaacccctgaccctaaccctctAACCCCAGCCCCACCCCACCCAACCCAATTTCATCTGGCCTGAGCCAGACTGGTGAATTAGACCCATAGTATCCTTTAAATTCAAtctttaaaggttttctttgtcGTGGCCGTGTCAGAGTAAACTTGActaaaatgctgatattttcacaaaaactgaacaattaCCACAGAAAATCAGCACAATTTCAACAAAGACTGTATTTCAAAGGTCATGCAGTGAATCTGTCAAGCCTTTAAATTCTCAATAAATATTGGAAGCCATTTGTTTGTTGTTACACCCTGacatgttggggggggggggggggcactgggcAGGATATCCTCAGGATATCCAAGAAATTCCTAacattcaacagttttcattgAGAGCAATCAAGAAGGAGGACACACAATTTAACACTGTTCATTTGATTGATTTGTTGAAAGTTAAAACATCGCATTTAAAGTGtgtaaaacagcagcagtgatcaTTTGACATATCATAAAAATGAGTCAGTGTCTACTGCAGGAACAGAAGAGAACAGAAGTGGACGTTTGGATTTTCACTCACCTCTCGGTGGTGAAGATGTAGCCAATGAAGTTTCTCAGCAGGGCGATCAGGATGCCGATGCACAGCGAGGACACGACTGAGACGAGACAACCACAGACACAGCAAATCTTAACAATGAGACGGGACGACATAAGATCATCAAACGATGAAAGAACAGGATGAGAGGAACGTGAAGAAACGGCTGTTTGGGTGATGGTACTGGAGAAATGGAGGGACATTAACGATGACTTCTGCAATGTGAAAAGTACTCCAGAGTTCCAGCTCCGTGTGAAGcatgctctcctcctctgaagatacaaacagtgaaataaagtcCACTGTGACCTGTCAGCTGGAAAGCACACGGCGAACTTACGCACTGCTCAAATTTCAGTTCAACGGTCTGGTAAATTTCCAGAATCAAACGAATTATgtgtgaagaaagagctgattTACTGCttggaatattaaaaaaaaaaaatgaactgttttcattCCACCTGGGAAAGTTTGTGGAATTcactgggtgtgtgtatgtgtgtgtgtgtgcgtgtcctgGCTCTCACATCCACAGCTGACGGCGGTTTTGGAGGATAGCTTGGCCTGCTCCACGTTTCCTGCGCCGAGCGCGCTGCCGACGCGCACGCTGGCGGCGGTGGAGAGGCCCAGCGGCACCTGCGGATGAGATTCACACGTCTGAGACTGAAGGTGAACTCTTCACCACGTCTGGAGGTGGGGGCGGGGAGGGGTCAGTAAGTCACCATGTAG
The nucleotide sequence above comes from Salarias fasciatus chromosome 6, fSalaFa1.1, whole genome shotgun sequence. Encoded proteins:
- the LOC115390809 gene encoding multidrug and toxin extrusion protein 1-like isoform X3 — translated: MSFLISFVSTVFCGHLGKTELAAVALAIAVINVTAVSVGMGLSSTCDTLISQTFGSGNLKRVGVILQRGVLILLLACFPCWAILINTQPLLLLFRQSPEVARLSQLYVEIFTPALPATFMFYLQGRYLQNQGIIWPQVVTGAIGNLLNAVINYILLYVLNMGVAGSALANTLSQFVLATVLFVYIVSRGLHKNTWGGWSSDCLQEWGSFVKLALPSMLMLCLEWWIFEAGGFLSGLISEVELGAQSVIYQLVLIAYMVPLGLSTAASVRVGSALGAGNVEQAKLSSKTAVSCGFVSSLCIGILIALLRNFIGYIFTTEREIIDRVSEVLIVFAFMHLFDGVAGVLGGVVRGVGKQVTGALCNFVGYYFIGFPIGVSLMFLNDMGILGLWTGMTVCVMMQAIFFLIFFSRLDWSQTCKEARQRAGVQSTDGNEMLRNDSSEPKKTEVSATAASGQSDPEVPENHVYQKVMAAEPNGAAATTVGDVLSVKQLIVRRCLALLVMLVILAAGILIFTLTRRMASQ